The Bremerella cremea sequence GGCTATCAAGGGTTTTCCGGTGGAACTTCGCCATCTCCGTTACTTTCTGGCGGTTGCCGAGAACTGTCATTTTCGCCATGCGGCAGAAGAGTTGCTGGTTTCTCAGCCGACTTTGACGCAGCAAATCAAAGACCTGGAAAAGGAACTGAAAACGCCCCTGTTCGAGCGTGTCGGACGGCGGGTCCGTTTGACCCAAGCAGGCGAAACGTTTCGCGATTACGCCCGCAGATCGCTGAACGTGATTGAAGAAGGGAAAGCCGCCCTGCACGAGTTCGGCGAACTGCTGCGCGGGAATCTTACGCTGGGGGTGGTACAAACCGTGAACGCCTATTTAACGCCGAAGGTGATTGCCGAGTTTGTTACCCGCTATCCGCATGTATTGCTCCGCGTGGAAGAACTATCTGCCGCCGAAATTGAAGCAGGCGTCTCAAGCGGCAAGCTCGATCTAGGAATCGCGTTTTCGCCGAAGAACGAACGCGATTTGTTGGCCGAACCGTTGTTCGAAGAAGAATTGGTGTTGATGGTTCAGCACGGGCATCGGCTGGCCAAACGGAAGACACTTTCAGCCAAATCGCTGGCGGACGAACCCCTTTGCTTGCTGCGCAGTTCGTATGGGACGCGGCAGATGATCGATGCGTGGTTTTCTGCGAGTGGCTATGTCCCGCGTCTGGCGGTCGAGATGAACTCGGTGGAAGGTCTGCTGGCCGTCACCACGGCAGGCGGGCCAGCCACGATTTTGCCGACGTTGGCCACGCAAGATAAGAGAATTGCCACGGTTCGTTTAGTGCAACCAACCCCAGCCCGCACGGTTTGTTTGCTGAAGAGTCAGGGGGACTTGCCTTTTCGGGCACGCGATAAGTTTGTGGAGCTGCTCAAACAAGAAATCGCTTAGCGCGACGCGGCTTAAATTGACGGGATGATTACATCAGCGAGCAAGGGCCGCCGCCTCGTTGGCGGAGGGCGATTTCAAATTCCAGCTCATCCAAGCGTTGTTGCAAACTGGCTTCCAAGTCGACGGTATCTTCGTCGAACGCTTCTTCGGCAGCCGGTAAGTTATCGAGCTGTTGTTTCACTTCCAGCCATTGTCGCTGCAGATCTTGGAGTTCGTCTTGAGCCATCAAAACATCGGTAGGCAGAAACGGAAATCAAGGGATTTTCTCAGGCAAGCAATAAGGAACAATGCCGGGAACGTAGCTTCTTGGACCATCGTTGCTACGTGCGCAACAGCCACGTCCCCGGCAATGGAAGATAATAGCCGATTGTGGCCAGGATAGCGAGGGACGATTTAAAGTTATGTGCATATCTTTCTAAAAGTTGCGCTGTCTCAACGCTTCCTCTGGTTTGCCTGGCACCACCATCACTCCGCTGGCCCCCTCCCCTGAGCAGGACGTGAAGATGGTCGAGCGCAAACTCTCCTTCGGCGGTCTCGTGCGAGTCGTGACACGCGTAACAACTTTCGATCAAGACCGGACGAGTCTTTGCCTTGAAGAAATCGGCCAAACGCCGCTCGGTTGTGTCCTCGGCGTGCAGGAGGGGCGTTGCCAACCAACAAAGCCAAATGGCCACAAGCGATCGTACAAACACCGACACACGAAGACTCCGTGGGGATTGTCAGCGGCGGGGCTGTTTTTCCTCGGGAATTAGTTGCATTTTCACGTCGAGAAAGGGTACAACAGCAAGACTCCTTCCTCTTGCGCCATTTTGCACTTGCTTCTAGCTTCTCTTTCCTTGTCGATGCGGTGTACTGCTAACATGATCCGATTGCTTTCGCTGTGGTTGATTATCGGTGGGTTACTTGGGCTAACTTCGTTGGCTTCCGCTCAAGATTTGGAAACGCGACTCCGAGAGATCGATACTAGTACCCTGGCAGCCAAGGCGCGACTGCGGGGGAATCCGAAGCAAGGCGCGCTGGTGTTCTTCAAGTCGGCGGCGGCGTGTGCGAAGTGTCATGAGCCTGACGCCCAGTCCGTTTCGTTAGGGCCGAAGCTGGCGGAGCTGGGGAAAGACCTGAGCGATGAATATCTGATCGACGCCATCTTGCGTCCTTCGCAAGCGATTCGGAAAGGGTACGAGACCGTTACGATTTTGACCGACGAGGGGCATTTGCATGTCGGTTTGGTGCAGTCGAAATCTGACGAGCAGATTGTGCTGCGCGACGCTTCGAACCTTGCTGAGGTCACGACACTCCGTCTTGATTCGATTGAAGAGATGGCGCAAACGGACAAGTCGCTCATGCCCGATGGCTTGGTCGCGTCGCTGCGCAGTGAGAAAGAGTTTTACGACTTGGTCCGATATGTCAGCGAAGTCGCGCAGGGTGGGGCCGAGCGAGCGGAACAGCTTCGCCCTTCGGCAGAGGAACTGCTGGTGCAAGACGACTCGGTGGGGTTAGATCACGCAGGGATTCTGCGCTCGCTGAGCGAAGCCGATTTTAAAGCAGGACGCAAGATCTATCTGGGACATTGCGCCAATTGCCACGGCGAAGATGGGAACACGCCTAAGCTACCAACGGCGCGGGCGTTTGGCAAAGATCGCTTGAAGTTTGGGGAAGACCCTTACGCGATGTTCCTAACGTTGACCCGAGGGGCTGGGCTGATGGCTCCGATGCAACATCTTTCGCCCCGCGAACGTTACCAGGTGATTGGTTTCATTCGCGAAGGACTGATGAAAGATCGCAACCCAGGCTACCAAGAGGTAACGAAGGAGTACCTGGCCGGACTGCCTGCTGGGACCGACACCGGCGACCGGAGCGAAACCGGCGAACGCGACTTTGGCCCCGTATTGGGATCGCAGATTGGCAGCGAAGTGAACAA is a genomic window containing:
- a CDS encoding c-type cytochrome domain-containing protein, coding for MSVFVRSLVAIWLCWLATPLLHAEDTTERRLADFFKAKTRPVLIESCYACHDSHETAEGEFALDHLHVLLRGGGQRSDGGARQTRGSVETAQLLERYAHNFKSSLAILATIGYYLPLPGTWLLRT
- the cynR gene encoding transcriptional regulator CynR, with translation MELRHLRYFLAVAENCHFRHAAEELLVSQPTLTQQIKDLEKELKTPLFERVGRRVRLTQAGETFRDYARRSLNVIEEGKAALHEFGELLRGNLTLGVVQTVNAYLTPKVIAEFVTRYPHVLLRVEELSAAEIEAGVSSGKLDLGIAFSPKNERDLLAEPLFEEELVLMVQHGHRLAKRKTLSAKSLADEPLCLLRSSYGTRQMIDAWFSASGYVPRLAVEMNSVEGLLAVTTAGGPATILPTLATQDKRIATVRLVQPTPARTVCLLKSQGDLPFRARDKFVELLKQEIA